Proteins encoded within one genomic window of Methanothrix harundinacea 6Ac:
- a CDS encoding polysaccharide pyruvyl transferase family protein, whose amino-acid sequence MNEEGPSFILAGNAPYENRGCEAIVRGTVKILREHFKGPRFICISRFSSDEQFNRQQTGERDEAITHLQTRGRMSREQALRNFWRPYTWSYVHKRYFRPEMLKYLEYQKMIPHLDDAAAVLSVGGDNYSLDYGVPTLFTDLDDIAIEKRRPIVLWGASVGPFDKIPEYEGYMARHLREVTGIFARESVTIDYLRGIGVVENVYPVSDPAFMMDPEKPAGIEDEISIEEDSIGINLSPLMANYVTGGDLDRWTELAASIVAGVAARTGMRVYMIPHVTVPDSNDYEFMSRAVARIRDGREKITLVPPRYSAAETKWIIGKMAVFAGARTHATVAALSSGVPTLSFAYSIKARGINRDLFGKDDNCLGPDMLAPETITEKISSMLSQRSQIQSYLRSTIPSVQEGAMRAGKYLRNILDD is encoded by the coding sequence ATGAATGAAGAGGGACCGTCATTTATTCTGGCCGGAAACGCCCCTTACGAGAACCGCGGTTGTGAGGCGATCGTTCGGGGGACGGTGAAGATCCTCCGGGAGCACTTCAAAGGCCCCCGCTTCATCTGCATCAGCCGTTTTTCCTCCGATGAGCAGTTCAATAGACAGCAGACAGGGGAGAGGGACGAGGCGATCACCCATCTCCAAACTCGCGGCAGAATGAGCAGAGAACAGGCCCTCCGAAACTTCTGGAGGCCTTATACCTGGTCGTATGTGCACAAGCGATACTTCCGCCCGGAGATGCTGAAGTACCTGGAATATCAAAAGATGATCCCTCACCTCGACGATGCGGCGGCTGTCCTCTCCGTCGGCGGAGATAACTACTCCCTCGACTATGGGGTCCCCACCTTATTCACCGATCTCGATGACATCGCCATCGAAAAGAGGCGGCCCATCGTCCTCTGGGGGGCTTCTGTCGGCCCCTTCGATAAGATTCCCGAGTACGAAGGGTACATGGCCCGACACCTTCGGGAGGTCACAGGGATCTTCGCCAGAGAATCTGTCACTATAGATTACCTTAGGGGGATCGGCGTCGTTGAAAACGTCTATCCCGTCTCAGATCCTGCTTTCATGATGGACCCGGAGAAGCCGGCCGGGATCGAGGATGAGATCTCGATCGAGGAGGATTCGATCGGGATAAATTTAAGCCCTCTGATGGCAAATTATGTCACCGGAGGGGACCTCGATCGATGGACCGAGTTGGCAGCATCGATCGTTGCTGGGGTGGCCGCGAGGACCGGGATGCGCGTATACATGATCCCCCACGTGACGGTCCCGGACTCCAACGATTACGAGTTCATGAGCCGGGCGGTCGCTCGCATCCGGGACGGACGTGAGAAGATAACCCTCGTACCTCCCCGATACAGCGCTGCGGAGACGAAGTGGATCATAGGCAAGATGGCGGTCTTCGCAGGGGCTCGGACCCACGCCACCGTCGCCGCCCTCTCGTCGGGGGTGCCAACCCTCAGCTTCGCCTACAGCATCAAGGCCCGGGGGATCAATAGAGATCTCTTCGGCAAAGACGATAATTGCCTGGGTCCGGATATGCTGGCCCCGGAGACGATCACAGAGAAGATCAGCTCGATGCTATCCCAGCGTTCCCAGATCCAGAGCTATCTCAGGTCGACTATACCCTCGGTACAGGAGGGGGCGATGCGAGCGGGGAAATATCTGAGAAATATTTTGGACGATTGA
- a CDS encoding Coenzyme F420 hydrogenase/dehydrogenase, beta subunit C-terminal domain gives MKKNIVTEVVDHELCIGCGLCAALCPEEALEMTWNRYGEYNPLEIEPCTRGCGLCLKVCPFADHEEDEGTIGEALYGSVPWIGHRPEVGYHLATFVGHADEHRSAGASGGMATWLLERLLAEGIVDHVVCVAPTGDPERLFSFSVFDDPPAVRAGAGSAYCPVEMSGAIRQILENPGRYAVTGLPCYIKAIRLAQKKDPKLSARVVVTVGLVCGQLKSRPFTEYIASLAGLVGEVKGVRYRGKSQEQPATNYHYAFTSTAGDERKIFWNDGIAEAWTNRWFTPRACNYCDDVFAECADVTFMDAWLPDYSKDYRGTNLVVVRSPLIEDLIRRGVRDGGLLAGPVPVEDVIQSQAAVVEIKRRHLAHRLYLDLEMGRVVLRKRVCPAREKSPSLRREIALKDRMRRSSRAFWAESEDPDAGRLREAMVPDLKRLSRGRKMARIMALPIRTVIYVRGHFRGKHHE, from the coding sequence ATGAAAAAAAACATAGTTACAGAAGTTGTCGATCATGAACTCTGCATCGGCTGCGGTCTCTGCGCCGCCCTCTGCCCCGAGGAGGCCCTTGAGATGACATGGAACCGGTACGGCGAATACAACCCCCTCGAAATTGAGCCGTGCACCAGAGGGTGCGGCCTCTGCCTTAAGGTATGCCCGTTCGCAGATCATGAAGAGGACGAGGGCACGATCGGAGAGGCTCTATATGGCTCAGTGCCGTGGATCGGCCATCGACCCGAGGTCGGATACCACCTCGCCACCTTCGTCGGCCATGCAGATGAGCACCGTTCGGCCGGCGCCTCGGGGGGAATGGCGACCTGGCTTCTTGAGAGGCTGCTGGCAGAGGGAATCGTCGACCATGTCGTCTGCGTCGCCCCCACCGGCGATCCCGAGAGGCTCTTCTCCTTCTCTGTCTTCGACGATCCGCCAGCGGTTCGGGCAGGGGCTGGCTCCGCCTACTGCCCGGTGGAGATGTCGGGGGCCATCAGGCAGATCCTCGAAAATCCTGGTCGGTATGCAGTAACTGGCCTACCCTGCTACATCAAGGCTATCCGGTTGGCTCAGAAGAAGGACCCAAAGCTGAGTGCGCGGGTTGTCGTCACCGTCGGCCTCGTCTGCGGGCAGCTGAAGAGCCGCCCCTTCACCGAGTACATCGCCTCCCTCGCTGGTCTAGTGGGGGAGGTGAAGGGGGTGCGCTACCGAGGAAAGAGCCAAGAGCAGCCCGCGACCAATTATCACTATGCTTTCACCTCCACGGCTGGAGATGAGCGGAAAATCTTCTGGAACGACGGCATCGCAGAGGCCTGGACGAACCGGTGGTTCACCCCCAGAGCCTGCAACTATTGTGACGACGTCTTCGCCGAGTGTGCAGATGTGACCTTCATGGATGCCTGGCTTCCGGATTATTCAAAGGATTATCGGGGGACGAACCTGGTGGTCGTCCGGTCACCTCTGATCGAGGATCTGATTCGGAGAGGCGTCCGGGATGGAGGGCTATTGGCCGGACCGGTGCCAGTGGAGGATGTCATCCAGAGTCAGGCGGCGGTTGTGGAAATTAAGCGGAGGCACCTTGCGCATCGGTTGTATCTTGATCTAGAGATGGGGAGGGTGGTGCTGAGGAAACGGGTCTGTCCCGCGAGAGAAAAAAGCCCCTCCCTCCGCCGCGAGATCGCCTTGAAGGACAGGATGAGACGCTCGAGCAGGGCCTTCTGGGCTGAATCCGAAGATCCGGACGCAGGCCGCCTCAGGGAAGCTATGGTCCCCGATCTGAAGCGGCTTTCTCGCGGAAGGAAGATGGCGCGGATCATGGCGCTGCCTATAAGAACCGTTATATATGTTCGGGGGCACTTTCGGGGGAAACATCATGAATGA
- a CDS encoding oligosaccharide flippase family protein → MPDEKNQILAAQLPRNLLANIAYFLFSVGIGVLLVPYFISTLGVAAYGLIPLAASITGYVAIFVQSLNTVVTRFLTVDLQRGDYALANRTFNTAFFGLSALVLLMVPVVLVVAWFVPTIFDVPAGEENGAVILFLGVSAAFLLSSWNGNFTVQLFAFNRLDLQNLVNLASLLVQTGLILLLFTLCGPSLALVGGAYLSGAAAASVVSFILARRVCPHLRVSIQYFDHVRVRDLCGMGWWVVVNQIGTLLFHSAALIVVNLLFGATSAGLYAIPLQLVLLLQAVAGILSGVLVPTILSFYARGQTDTLILITKSAVKLMGLAMALPIGLVCGFAPQILTVWVGPQFAVLAPLILLLTFHLSLNLAVLPLFSINVAYNQVRVPGVVTMLMGVVNITLAVALPLLTGWGYYGVAAAGAIVLTLKNGFFTPWYATKVLGVDVQTFTPSILSGIFATILVGVAAGALNTLFDIASLSMLVVYGTVVSLAYLLLVYKVGLNGYERRLFESYLPSKLRRVAA, encoded by the coding sequence ATGCCCGATGAGAAAAACCAGATCCTCGCCGCCCAGCTACCAAGAAATCTCCTGGCCAACATAGCATATTTCCTGTTCAGCGTCGGGATCGGCGTCCTCCTCGTCCCCTACTTCATATCCACCCTCGGGGTTGCGGCATACGGGCTTATACCGCTCGCCGCCTCCATCACCGGGTATGTGGCCATCTTCGTCCAGTCCCTGAACACAGTAGTCACCCGGTTCCTCACCGTCGACCTCCAGCGGGGGGACTATGCCCTCGCCAACCGGACCTTCAACACCGCCTTCTTCGGCCTCTCGGCCCTCGTCCTCCTGATGGTCCCGGTGGTCTTAGTTGTAGCCTGGTTCGTTCCGACCATCTTCGACGTTCCCGCCGGGGAAGAGAATGGAGCTGTAATCCTCTTTCTCGGTGTATCTGCCGCGTTTCTTCTCAGCTCCTGGAACGGGAACTTCACGGTCCAGCTCTTCGCCTTCAATCGCCTCGACCTCCAGAACCTCGTCAACCTCGCCAGCCTCCTGGTCCAAACGGGGCTGATCCTCCTCCTCTTCACCCTTTGTGGTCCGAGCCTCGCCCTCGTCGGCGGTGCGTACCTATCGGGGGCTGCTGCCGCTTCCGTGGTATCATTCATCCTTGCCCGGCGGGTATGTCCGCACCTCAGGGTCTCGATCCAATACTTCGACCACGTCAGGGTGAGGGATCTCTGCGGGATGGGGTGGTGGGTGGTAGTCAACCAGATCGGGACTCTTCTCTTTCATTCAGCAGCTCTCATAGTAGTTAATCTCCTCTTCGGAGCGACTTCTGCGGGGCTATATGCCATCCCTCTCCAGTTGGTCCTCCTCCTCCAAGCTGTCGCCGGAATCCTTTCAGGCGTTCTGGTGCCGACTATTCTTTCCTTCTACGCCCGTGGTCAGACGGATACTCTGATTCTTATAACCAAGAGCGCGGTCAAGCTGATGGGGCTTGCCATGGCCCTTCCGATCGGACTTGTATGTGGTTTTGCCCCACAAATCCTCACCGTCTGGGTCGGTCCGCAGTTTGCGGTCCTCGCTCCTCTCATTCTCCTCCTGACCTTTCATTTATCGTTAAATCTGGCGGTTTTACCCCTCTTCTCGATAAACGTGGCTTATAACCAGGTTCGTGTGCCGGGAGTTGTAACTATGTTGATGGGGGTCGTTAACATCACCCTCGCCGTCGCCCTGCCGCTTCTGACCGGCTGGGGGTATTATGGGGTGGCGGCGGCGGGGGCGATCGTCCTAACCCTGAAGAACGGCTTCTTCACCCCCTGGTATGCGACAAAGGTGCTCGGGGTTGATGTCCAGACCTTCACCCCTTCGATCCTTTCCGGGATCTTTGCGACGATCCTCGTCGGAGTCGCGGCTGGTGCTCTTAACACCCTCTTCGATATTGCATCTCTCTCTATGCTGGTCGTATATGGTACGGTCGTCTCCCTTGCTTACCTCCTTCTAGTCTATAAGGTGGGTCTCAATGGGTACGAGCGGAGGCTCTTCGAGAGCTATCTACCTTCAAAGCTCAGGAGAGTTGCAGCATGA
- a CDS encoding glycosyltransferase family 4 protein: protein MRIAQVCHRYSPNVGGVERHVQEIAERLARKHEVEVISADLVGGLPRREVIKGVKVTRFRSFSPGDAYFVAPQIRSYLKKGGFDVVHAHNYHAFPALLAALACNREKLVFTPHYHGVGSTPLRNILNRPYRRLGSRIFEGADRIICVSHYERRLVARDFGFEEKIEVIPNGINLDDIKRAEPFEVEGRLILYIGRLDRYKNVDRVVEAMEHLPEDFRFFIGGTGIYQNDLKRMAERLNLTDRVKLLGFVSEEDKYRWMKSCDLFVNLSSVEAFGMTVLEALAAAAPAVVNSAGGLGEFAERFGGVLAVRPEDISPEELAHSMRISIRREVEGDLESYDWRRIAENIEDIYKNLP, encoded by the coding sequence GTGAGGATCGCTCAAGTCTGCCACCGCTACTCCCCCAACGTCGGGGGGGTGGAGAGGCACGTCCAGGAGATAGCAGAGAGGCTCGCTCGAAAACACGAGGTGGAGGTGATCTCCGCCGACCTCGTCGGGGGCCTTCCCCGAAGGGAGGTGATCAAAGGCGTAAAGGTGACCCGCTTCCGGTCGTTCTCGCCGGGCGATGCGTACTTCGTCGCGCCCCAGATCCGTTCGTACTTAAAAAAGGGCGGCTTTGACGTCGTCCACGCTCACAACTACCACGCTTTTCCCGCCTTACTTGCGGCCCTGGCCTGCAATAGAGAGAAGCTCGTCTTCACCCCTCACTACCACGGCGTAGGAAGCACCCCCCTCCGGAACATCCTAAATCGCCCCTACAGGAGACTCGGCTCGAGAATCTTCGAGGGGGCGGATCGGATCATCTGCGTCTCTCACTATGAGAGGAGGCTGGTCGCGAGGGACTTCGGGTTTGAGGAGAAGATCGAGGTGATCCCCAACGGCATAAATCTGGATGATATAAAAAGGGCGGAGCCCTTCGAGGTGGAGGGGAGGCTGATCCTCTACATCGGGAGGCTCGATAGGTACAAGAACGTCGACCGGGTCGTGGAGGCGATGGAGCACCTCCCGGAGGATTTCCGGTTCTTCATAGGCGGGACAGGAATTTATCAGAACGACCTGAAGAGGATGGCGGAGCGGCTGAACCTGACCGATAGGGTTAAGCTCCTGGGATTCGTCTCAGAGGAGGATAAGTACAGGTGGATGAAGAGCTGCGACCTCTTCGTAAACCTCTCCTCCGTTGAGGCCTTCGGGATGACGGTCCTGGAGGCTCTGGCGGCTGCGGCTCCAGCCGTCGTCAACTCCGCCGGGGGGCTCGGTGAGTTTGCGGAGAGGTTCGGGGGGGTTTTGGCGGTCCGGCCAGAAGATATCTCTCCAGAAGAGCTGGCCCATTCCATGAGGATCTCCATCAGACGGGAAGTTGAAGGCGACCTGGAGAGCTATGACTGGAGACGGATAGCAGAGAATATAGAGGATATATATAAAAACTTGCCATAA
- a CDS encoding glycosyltransferase, which translates to MAVSSRWRRLEALKISIVIPTYNEEKTILKKLENTLDLNYPKKDMELIVVDCSDDRTPNIVEERLGGRGEIRLILDHEEERRGLPYSLNKGYSMATGDIVVKTDCDAMLDRDALKSAVSSFEEDRIGCVTGRAVPMGSRSEEIYRGLNMKIQLLESRIDSTIIAHGPFTAFRRPLLQKIDEDSLADDSELSLKIRRQGYRSILNPEVIFYEKTSEEGREEQKTRRASGLVRLMWRNKTLFLNPKYGLYGLLVFPFNFTAIVILPLLLSPLLLPMMKLGVRGGTLLETEQFLLRGMGRLLSKRATVFWEPDANIRG; encoded by the coding sequence ATGGCGGTGAGTTCTAGGTGGCGGAGGCTTGAAGCGTTGAAGATCTCTATAGTAATTCCGACTTACAACGAAGAGAAGACGATCCTAAAGAAGCTGGAAAATACTTTAGATCTTAATTATCCAAAAAAAGATATGGAATTGATCGTCGTCGACTGCTCCGACGACAGGACCCCCAATATCGTCGAGGAGCGCTTGGGAGGTCGAGGGGAGATCCGGCTGATCCTCGATCACGAGGAGGAGCGGCGTGGCCTGCCCTATAGCCTGAACAAGGGCTACTCGATGGCGACCGGAGATATAGTCGTCAAGACCGACTGCGACGCCATGCTTGACAGGGACGCTCTCAAGTCCGCCGTCTCATCCTTCGAGGAGGATCGGATCGGCTGCGTCACCGGCAGGGCTGTCCCGATGGGCTCCAGGTCCGAGGAGATCTACCGAGGCCTGAATATGAAGATCCAGCTCCTGGAGTCGAGGATCGACTCCACCATCATCGCCCACGGCCCCTTCACCGCCTTCAGGAGGCCCCTGCTTCAGAAGATCGACGAAGACTCCCTCGCCGATGATAGCGAGCTCTCCCTCAAGATAAGACGGCAGGGGTATCGGTCGATCCTCAATCCGGAGGTGATCTTCTACGAGAAGACCTCCGAAGAGGGGAGGGAGGAGCAGAAGACGAGGAGGGCCTCCGGCCTCGTCCGGCTGATGTGGCGGAACAAGACCCTCTTTCTCAACCCGAAGTACGGCCTCTACGGCCTTCTCGTATTTCCCTTCAACTTCACGGCTATAGTGATCCTCCCCCTCCTCCTCTCGCCCCTCCTCCTGCCCATGATGAAGCTCGGGGTCCGGGGCGGAACCCTCCTGGAGACGGAGCAGTTCCTCCTCCGGGGGATGGGGCGGCTCCTCTCGAAGAGGGCGACGGTCTTTTGGGAGCCGGACGCGAATATCAGGGGCTGA
- a CDS encoding TldD/PmbA family protein → MGEFHDQRVIRGKATRVVLDNGELDEISESFFEGAAIRALAGGSWGFVQTESLDDLSGDLERARRAARRIAGDENLDLAPSIPGKSGKVPVKKDPASLSLEEKVDLLREIEAAAKVSGVSSTQAVYNEVLVKTNYASSDGRDLEAEATRVGFYVTAVASRAGLYQAGMESRAGSCGLELFEDVDAVGLARRAGETAVALLDAKAPRGGVYPVVVDQELGGVFVHEAVGHAAEADIVLEGGSILEGKIGERIGSELVTVKDDPSLPLYGFYPFDDEGSGSGETVLVEDGVLTSYLHTRETAARLGGVPRNARAQGNSRPVVRMSNTYIPPGRDGWSLPEILEEMKDGVYLLGSRGGQVSTAEGVFQFNAKRGYLVSGGEVTTLLRDVSLSGHILEILERVKAVGDDLSFNSGRCGKSGQLVPVSDGSPHLLIEEAAVGGSG, encoded by the coding sequence ATGGGCGAGTTTCACGATCAGCGGGTGATAAGGGGCAAAGCCACCAGGGTAGTCCTCGACAACGGGGAGCTGGACGAGATCTCGGAGAGCTTCTTTGAGGGGGCGGCCATCAGGGCCCTCGCGGGCGGGTCCTGGGGATTCGTCCAGACCGAGTCCCTCGACGACCTTTCGGGGGATCTGGAGAGGGCGAGGCGAGCGGCCCGGAGGATCGCCGGAGACGAGAATCTGGACCTCGCGCCCTCCATCCCCGGAAAGAGCGGCAAGGTTCCAGTAAAGAAGGATCCAGCGAGCCTATCTCTTGAGGAGAAGGTCGATCTCCTCCGGGAGATCGAGGCGGCAGCGAAGGTCTCGGGGGTATCTAGCACCCAGGCGGTCTACAACGAGGTGCTGGTGAAGACGAATTATGCCAGTTCCGACGGCCGGGACCTGGAGGCGGAGGCGACGAGGGTCGGCTTCTACGTCACCGCCGTGGCGAGCCGCGCGGGGCTGTACCAGGCGGGGATGGAGAGCAGGGCAGGATCTTGCGGCCTCGAGCTCTTCGAGGATGTCGATGCGGTGGGCCTCGCCCGGCGGGCGGGGGAGACGGCTGTGGCCCTCCTCGACGCGAAGGCCCCCCGGGGCGGGGTCTATCCCGTCGTCGTCGACCAGGAGCTCGGCGGCGTCTTCGTCCACGAGGCGGTGGGCCACGCCGCCGAGGCGGACATCGTCCTCGAGGGCGGATCGATCCTGGAGGGGAAGATCGGGGAGCGGATCGGCTCGGAGCTGGTGACCGTCAAGGACGATCCTAGCCTTCCCCTCTACGGGTTCTACCCCTTCGATGACGAGGGGAGCGGATCCGGCGAGACGGTTCTGGTGGAAGACGGCGTCCTCACCTCCTACCTCCACACCCGGGAGACGGCAGCCCGCCTGGGGGGGGTCCCTCGGAATGCCAGGGCTCAAGGAAACTCGAGGCCCGTGGTGAGGATGTCCAACACCTACATCCCTCCGGGGAGGGACGGCTGGAGCCTCCCGGAGATCCTGGAGGAGATGAAGGATGGGGTCTACCTCTTGGGGAGCCGGGGCGGCCAGGTCTCCACCGCCGAAGGGGTCTTCCAGTTCAACGCCAAGCGGGGCTACCTCGTCTCCGGAGGGGAGGTGACGACCCTCCTTCGGGACGTATCCCTTTCAGGCCACATCCTCGAGATCCTGGAGAGGGTGAAAGCGGTTGGGGACGACCTCTCCTTCAACAGCGGAAGGTGCGGCAAATCGGGTCAGCTCGTCCCCGTCAGCGACGGCTCGCCCCACCTCCTCATCGAGGAGGCGGCGGTGGGGGGTTCGGGATAG
- the lonB gene encoding ATP-dependent protease LonB, whose protein sequence is MVERTDILLDDEKKDLLGSTEFEDTSTVKVPESLIDQVIGQDEAVEVIRKAAHQRRHVMLIGSPGTGKSMLGRAMSELLPVEDLQDVLVYNNPEENNNPKIRVVPAGRGRQIVDAHKMEARKKTQTRNMFFMLIMMGLLVYAYYMGQLLFGIIAAALIFLTMRYLIPKDDSMVPKLLVDNSKQKKAPYVDATGAHAGSLLGDVRHDPFQSGGLETPSHERVESGAIHRAHKGVLFIDEVNTLRLESQQSLLTSLQEGEYPITGQSERSSGALVRTDPVPCDFVMIAAGNLDAMAGMHPALRSRIKGYGYEVYMRDTMDDTLENREKLVRFVAQEVNRDGKIPHFTRDAVAEIVREAKRRAGRKGHLTLLLRDLGGLIRVAGDVARSEGAALTEMRHVLEAKKMARSVEQQLADMYLERRKDYSMFKNSGAEIGRVNGLAVVGDSGIVLPIMAEVTPAQSKEEGKVIATGRLQEIAKEAVQNVSALIKKFLGEDITNKDVHIQFIGTYEGVEGDSASISIATAVISALESVPIKQNIAMTGSLSVRGDVLPVGGVTQKIEAAAQAGITTVLIPKSNEGDVLIDETFRDRIKIIPVTSISEVFEYSFSGQKPKLLEKLKKFAAEKKLGIVLPETIPTPSKGL, encoded by the coding sequence ATGGTCGAGAGGACCGATATTTTGTTGGACGATGAGAAGAAGGATCTGTTGGGCAGCACCGAGTTCGAGGACACCAGCACCGTCAAGGTCCCCGAGAGCCTGATCGACCAGGTGATCGGCCAGGACGAGGCGGTGGAGGTGATCAGGAAGGCGGCTCACCAGCGCCGCCACGTGATGCTGATCGGCTCCCCGGGCACGGGCAAATCGATGCTCGGAAGGGCGATGAGCGAGCTCCTCCCCGTGGAGGACCTCCAGGACGTTCTGGTCTACAACAACCCCGAGGAGAACAACAACCCCAAGATCCGGGTGGTGCCGGCGGGGAGGGGGAGACAGATAGTCGACGCCCACAAGATGGAGGCGCGGAAGAAGACCCAGACCAGGAACATGTTCTTCATGCTGATCATGATGGGCCTCCTCGTTTACGCCTACTACATGGGCCAGCTCCTCTTCGGGATCATCGCCGCCGCCCTGATATTCCTCACCATGAGGTACCTCATCCCCAAGGACGACTCGATGGTGCCGAAGCTTCTGGTGGACAACAGCAAACAGAAGAAGGCACCTTACGTCGACGCCACGGGAGCCCACGCCGGATCCCTCCTCGGCGACGTCCGGCACGACCCCTTCCAGTCCGGGGGCCTCGAGACCCCGAGCCACGAGAGGGTCGAGTCTGGCGCCATCCACCGGGCCCACAAGGGGGTCCTCTTCATCGACGAGGTGAACACCCTCCGGCTTGAGTCCCAGCAGAGCCTCCTCACCTCCCTCCAGGAGGGGGAGTACCCCATCACCGGCCAGAGCGAGCGTTCCTCCGGGGCCCTCGTCAGGACCGACCCCGTCCCTTGCGACTTCGTCATGATCGCTGCAGGGAACCTCGACGCCATGGCGGGGATGCACCCTGCCTTGCGGTCCCGGATCAAGGGGTACGGCTACGAGGTCTACATGAGGGACACCATGGACGACACCCTCGAGAACCGGGAGAAGCTCGTCCGGTTCGTCGCCCAGGAGGTGAACCGGGACGGGAAGATCCCCCACTTCACCAGGGACGCCGTCGCCGAGATCGTCCGGGAGGCGAAGAGGAGGGCCGGGAGGAAGGGCCACCTCACCCTCCTCCTCCGGGACCTCGGCGGCCTCATCCGGGTCGCCGGGGACGTCGCCCGTTCCGAGGGGGCGGCCCTCACTGAGATGAGGCACGTCCTGGAGGCGAAGAAGATGGCCCGGTCCGTCGAGCAGCAGCTCGCCGACATGTACCTGGAGAGGAGGAAGGACTACTCGATGTTCAAGAACTCCGGAGCCGAGATCGGGAGGGTGAACGGCCTCGCCGTCGTCGGCGACTCCGGGATCGTGCTCCCAATCATGGCGGAGGTGACCCCGGCCCAGTCGAAGGAGGAGGGGAAGGTGATCGCCACGGGGAGGCTCCAGGAGATCGCAAAAGAGGCGGTCCAGAACGTCTCGGCCCTGATAAAGAAGTTCCTCGGGGAGGACATCACCAACAAAGACGTCCACATCCAGTTCATCGGGACCTACGAGGGGGTCGAGGGGGACAGCGCCTCCATATCGATAGCGACCGCGGTGATATCGGCTCTTGAGAGCGTCCCCATCAAGCAGAACATAGCGATGACGGGGTCTTTGTCGGTGAGGGGAGATGTTTTACCCGTCGGCGGCGTCACCCAGAAGATCGAGGCCGCAGCCCAGGCGGGGATCACCACCGTCCTCATCCCCAAGTCCAACGAGGGGGACGTCCTCATCGACGAGACCTTCAGGGACAGGATCAAGATCATCCCCGTCACCTCCATCAGCGAGGTCTTCGAGTACAGCTTCTCGGGCCAAAAGCCGAAGCTTTTGGAGAAGCTGAAGAAGTTCGCCGCGGAGAAGAAGCTGGGGATCGTCCTCCCCGAGACGATCCCGACCCCGAGCAAAGGCCTCTGA